In a genomic window of Planctomycetaceae bacterium:
- a CDS encoding c-type cytochrome domain-containing protein yields MIPIRNITLLLFAGFACTATADDKVNYEDHVKPILRQKCFSCHSTNKKTSDLDLSTYTTLMQGGASGAAVTPGSAGDSYLFSLINHDLEPYMPPESDRLPDDMLATIRKWIDTGAPETASSKVMLPKKPAVSLAIDGAADTRPEGPPPMPDVLNLAPVVHTSATTAVPALATSPWAKLVAVAGQKQVILFSSETLEPLGVLPFPEGQARVLKFSRNGALLLAGGGHGASKGLAVVWNIRTGERVIEVGDELDEVLAADISSDQMFVALGGPGKVVRVYSTQTGELAYEVTKHTDWIHSLEFSPDGVLLATADRAGGLFVWEAFTGREYLNLAGHKGGINALSWRIDSNVLASASEDRSVKLWEMEAGGNIKSWDAHGGGVTGLEFCRDGRLVTCGRDNVAKLWDQNGAQLLAFEALGDLALQVTHCDESNRVIAGDWTGEIRVWNAADGARIGNLTTNPPALEDRLQAAEGRLPELNQQQSETQQAVAAATAERNSHAQQIESARQAHTAAQTALAEQQTSLKNVQQQITTVQQQITTSQERIAALKKAIPDLTAAAETAGKASELIPADEQLKAVAEQLKTQTEARNTELQQTEAGLETASVALTEHQKSAASITQSVQQAEQQAAATASTVEQLTAALAPLDEKLAAAQTADSAAQKLLSDGQAEIEKWNQYIALRDELDVLRQQRDTLQQARMAALEAEAALKTAQQQFEETQRAISTGEAAIADAKQNSDALTAKLAATEQQKVVQAEQAAKHEQAVPALQAAVKQINQAAAVLPNDEDIKQSAEALAKAVAGQQQQLAQRKQLVAETDAAIQATKSAIQAAAEKITATQQKILENQQAIPQLMAAIAPLEQQLTDAQAKLPAAEAEFNRAEAVVEARREKIRPQIQVIQAAR; encoded by the coding sequence ATGATCCCCATCCGAAACATCACGCTGCTTCTGTTCGCCGGGTTCGCATGCACGGCAACGGCCGATGACAAGGTCAACTACGAAGACCACGTCAAGCCGATCCTGCGGCAGAAGTGCTTCAGTTGCCACAGCACCAACAAAAAGACATCCGACCTGGACCTGTCGACGTACACGACGCTGATGCAGGGCGGAGCCTCCGGTGCGGCAGTCACACCGGGCAGCGCGGGCGACAGCTATCTGTTCAGCCTGATCAATCATGACCTGGAACCCTACATGCCGCCGGAATCGGATCGGCTGCCGGATGACATGCTGGCCACGATTCGCAAATGGATCGACACCGGCGCGCCGGAAACGGCCTCCAGCAAAGTCATGCTGCCGAAGAAGCCGGCTGTCAGTCTGGCGATCGACGGCGCCGCGGACACTCGACCGGAAGGCCCGCCGCCGATGCCGGATGTCCTGAATCTGGCGCCGGTTGTCCATACGTCGGCAACAACGGCGGTACCCGCATTGGCCACCAGCCCGTGGGCTAAACTGGTTGCTGTCGCCGGACAGAAGCAGGTCATTCTGTTCAGCAGCGAGACGCTGGAACCGCTGGGAGTCCTTCCATTCCCCGAAGGCCAGGCGCGGGTATTGAAGTTCAGCCGTAACGGAGCACTGCTGCTGGCTGGCGGAGGACACGGTGCCTCAAAGGGTCTGGCTGTCGTCTGGAATATCAGGACCGGCGAACGTGTGATCGAAGTCGGTGACGAACTCGACGAAGTTCTGGCCGCGGACATCAGTTCCGACCAGATGTTCGTGGCGCTCGGCGGACCGGGAAAAGTCGTGCGAGTCTACAGCACTCAGACCGGCGAACTGGCCTACGAAGTGACGAAACACACGGACTGGATCCATTCGCTGGAATTCAGTCCGGACGGTGTATTGCTGGCCACGGCGGACCGTGCCGGCGGCTTGTTCGTGTGGGAAGCGTTCACCGGCCGTGAATACCTGAATCTGGCCGGGCACAAGGGAGGCATCAATGCTCTCAGTTGGCGGATCGACAGCAATGTTCTGGCCTCCGCCAGCGAGGATCGCAGCGTCAAGCTGTGGGAAATGGAAGCCGGCGGCAACATCAAGTCCTGGGACGCTCACGGCGGCGGCGTCACTGGCCTGGAATTCTGCCGCGATGGGCGCCTCGTCACCTGCGGTCGTGACAACGTCGCGAAACTCTGGGATCAGAACGGAGCCCAGTTGCTCGCCTTCGAAGCGCTGGGAGATCTGGCCCTGCAGGTGACTCACTGCGACGAATCCAACCGCGTCATTGCCGGCGACTGGACGGGAGAAATCCGCGTCTGGAATGCCGCCGACGGAGCTCGGATTGGCAACCTGACGACGAACCCGCCGGCGCTGGAAGACCGGCTGCAGGCGGCGGAAGGACGACTGCCGGAATTGAATCAACAACAGTCGGAGACACAGCAGGCCGTCGCCGCGGCAACCGCAGAGCGAAACAGCCACGCTCAGCAGATTGAATCCGCCAGGCAGGCACATACGGCAGCGCAGACCGCGCTGGCGGAACAGCAGACTTCGCTAAAGAATGTTCAGCAGCAGATCACCACCGTTCAACAGCAAATCACAACCAGTCAGGAACGCATCGCGGCCCTGAAAAAAGCCATTCCGGATCTGACCGCCGCCGCGGAAACGGCCGGCAAGGCGTCAGAACTGATTCCGGCCGATGAACAACTCAAGGCCGTTGCCGAACAACTCAAGACGCAGACGGAAGCCCGCAATACGGAACTGCAGCAGACGGAAGCAGGCCTGGAAACGGCATCCGTCGCACTTACGGAACACCAGAAGTCCGCTGCGTCGATCACTCAAAGCGTTCAGCAGGCCGAACAGCAGGCCGCCGCGACTGCGTCAACGGTCGAACAGCTCACCGCAGCACTCGCACCGCTCGATGAAAAACTCGCCGCCGCGCAGACCGCCGACAGTGCCGCTCAGAAGTTACTCAGCGACGGCCAGGCGGAGATCGAAAAGTGGAACCAGTACATCGCGCTGCGCGACGAACTGGATGTTCTCCGACAGCAGCGGGACACGCTGCAACAGGCGCGCATGGCCGCACTTGAAGCGGAAGCCGCGCTCAAGACAGCACAGCAACAGTTCGAAGAAACTCAGCGGGCGATCTCCACCGGTGAAGCTGCGATCGCGGATGCGAAGCAGAACAGCGATGCGCTGACCGCAAAACTGGCAGCCACGGAACAGCAAAAAGTCGTTCAGGCGGAACAGGCTGCAAAGCACGAACAGGCCGTTCCTGCACTGCAGGCCGCCGTCAAGCAGATCAACCAGGCGGCAGCGGTTCTGCCGAACGACGAAGACATCAAACAATCGGCCGAAGCGCTCGCGAAAGCCGTCGCCGGTCAGCAACAGCAATTGGCTCAGCGGAAACAGCTCGTGGCGGAAACGGATGCAGCCATCCAGGCCACGAAGTCAGCCATCCAGGCCGCTGCAGAGAAGATCACCGCGACTCAGCAGAAAATCCTGGAAAATCAGCAGGCGATTCCGCAGCTCATGGCGGCAATCGCTCCGCTGGAACAGCAGTTGACGGACGCTCAGGCAAAGCTGCCCGCGGCGGAAGCGGAATTCAATCGAGCGGAAGCTGTCGTGGAAGCTCGCCGCGAAAAGATTCGCCCGCAGATTCAGGTGATCCAGGCAGCACGATAG
- a CDS encoding protein-disulfide reductase DsbD family protein — MNQLRTLTLLLVGGIGAAAVADEKVVDGNHIRKNETPEPVVLAAKSRTTESKNERTIEIQLTIADQIEIYSQQEHPYLRPLKLALLDASLQPIRSTIEYPEPKTIHDESLGTDYTVYDGITKVVARYSADTSPAYVSVFYLGYNNRGFY, encoded by the coding sequence ATGAATCAACTCCGAACACTCACTCTTCTGCTGGTTGGCGGAATTGGAGCCGCAGCCGTCGCTGATGAAAAGGTCGTTGACGGGAATCACATCCGGAAAAACGAGACACCGGAACCCGTAGTCCTCGCGGCAAAATCACGAACAACGGAATCGAAGAATGAACGCACTATTGAAATTCAGCTAACAATTGCGGACCAGATTGAGATCTATTCGCAGCAAGAACACCCATACCTGCGTCCGTTGAAACTTGCACTCCTGGACGCGAGTCTGCAGCCGATCAGGAGCACGATTGAATACCCCGAACCAAAGACAATTCACGATGAATCTCTTGGTACCGATTACACTGTCTACGATGGCATCACCAAGGTTGTCGCCAGGTACTCGGCGGATACATCGCCCGCCTATGTCAGCGTCTTCTATCTCGGATACAACAACCGCGGATTCTACTGA
- a CDS encoding DUF1549 domain-containing protein, producing MKLTRLSTLILLMAAPVAQADNIQPSSIIVSPADIRLSSQRDRQSLIVQAVVPSGLTYDVTEQAQITVENPDLLKREGQTFYPLADGATKLIVQFAGHTAQVPVTISGSAADPAISFRLDVMPVFMKSSCNNGSCHGAARGKDGFRLSLFGFDPEGDHFRLTREVPGRRINLALPEESLLIEKSVGAVPHTGGKRFDIEDERCSTLVRWLQAGAPNDQGEVPKVVAVELYPKQAVMDGEGESQRLTVRAKYSDGTDRDVTSLAFFSSNNETAAEISQTGIVTAHERGEAFIMARFETHTVGSQFIVLPKGLQYEDPQTPEFNYIDTLVHNKLRKLRITPSEVCTDAEFLRRVCIDITGTVPTSEEYEKFLADTDPQKRENVIDQLLDRKEFVDMWVMKWAELLQIRTIANRVTQKPMLRYFNWLKEKIAGNTPSDVMVRELLASRGGTFSDPATNYYQTETETLKTAENVAQVFMGMRIQCAQCHNHPFDRWTMDDYYGFAAFFSQIGRKQGEDPREQIIFNSGGGEVNHLVGGRVMQPKFLGGEVPDLQGRDRREVLAEWLASPDNPYFAKNLANIVWAHFFGRGIIDQVDDVRVSNPAVNAELLDELGRRFTEYNYDFRRLVRDICASRTYQLSTATNSSNETDHSNFAHAELRRMRAEVLLDCITQVTSTNNKFPGLPVGARAVQIADGNTSTYFLTTFGRAKRESVCSCEVQMEPNLSQALHLINGDTTNSKIQQGGLIPALLKEGRTPAEIITELYVRCFARKPTDEELQQLVAVATEEENPQQPLEDIFWSLLNSREFLFNH from the coding sequence ATGAAGCTCACACGACTTTCGACACTGATTCTGCTGATGGCCGCACCTGTCGCACAGGCCGACAACATCCAGCCATCTTCGATCATCGTCAGCCCGGCCGACATCCGGCTATCGTCGCAGCGCGATCGACAGTCACTGATTGTTCAGGCCGTCGTGCCCAGCGGCCTGACGTACGACGTGACCGAACAGGCACAGATCACCGTCGAAAACCCGGATCTGCTGAAACGCGAAGGCCAGACCTTTTATCCACTGGCTGACGGCGCGACCAAACTGATCGTGCAATTCGCCGGCCATACGGCCCAGGTCCCGGTCACCATTTCCGGCAGTGCCGCCGATCCGGCGATCAGTTTTCGCCTGGACGTCATGCCGGTGTTCATGAAAAGCAGTTGCAATAATGGCAGTTGCCACGGAGCCGCGCGCGGCAAGGACGGTTTCCGGCTGTCTCTGTTCGGATTTGATCCGGAAGGCGACCATTTCCGGCTGACTCGCGAGGTTCCAGGCCGGCGAATCAACCTGGCGCTGCCCGAAGAAAGCCTGCTGATCGAAAAATCCGTCGGCGCCGTGCCGCACACCGGCGGCAAACGCTTCGATATCGAAGACGAACGCTGCAGCACGCTGGTCCGCTGGCTACAGGCGGGAGCACCCAATGACCAGGGCGAAGTTCCAAAGGTCGTTGCCGTGGAACTCTACCCCAAACAGGCGGTGATGGACGGCGAAGGAGAATCACAGCGACTGACCGTCAGAGCGAAATACTCCGACGGAACAGACCGCGACGTCACATCGCTGGCCTTCTTCAGTTCCAACAACGAAACAGCGGCGGAGATTTCCCAAACCGGGATTGTTACGGCCCACGAACGCGGCGAAGCCTTCATCATGGCCCGGTTCGAAACGCACACCGTCGGATCACAGTTCATCGTGCTGCCGAAGGGCCTGCAGTACGAAGATCCGCAGACTCCGGAATTCAACTACATCGATACGCTGGTTCACAACAAGCTGCGAAAGCTGCGAATCACGCCGTCCGAAGTCTGCACGGACGCGGAATTCCTGCGGAGAGTCTGCATCGACATCACCGGTACAGTGCCCACTTCTGAAGAATACGAAAAGTTCCTGGCCGACACCGATCCGCAGAAACGCGAAAACGTCATCGACCAGCTTCTGGACCGTAAGGAATTCGTCGACATGTGGGTGATGAAATGGGCGGAGCTGCTGCAGATCCGCACCATCGCCAACCGCGTCACTCAGAAGCCGATGCTGCGGTACTTCAACTGGCTGAAGGAAAAGATCGCCGGTAATACTCCCAGCGATGTCATGGTCCGTGAACTGCTGGCGTCAAGAGGAGGAACGTTTTCCGATCCGGCGACCAACTACTACCAAACGGAAACAGAAACCCTGAAGACCGCCGAAAACGTCGCGCAGGTGTTTATGGGCATGCGCATCCAGTGTGCTCAGTGCCACAACCACCCGTTCGACCGGTGGACCATGGACGACTATTACGGCTTCGCGGCGTTCTTTTCACAGATCGGACGCAAGCAGGGCGAAGACCCGCGCGAACAGATCATCTTCAACTCCGGCGGCGGTGAAGTGAATCACCTGGTTGGCGGCCGAGTCATGCAGCCCAAGTTCCTGGGCGGCGAAGTTCCCGATCTTCAGGGCCGCGATCGTCGCGAAGTTCTGGCTGAATGGCTGGCGTCTCCCGACAACCCGTACTTTGCGAAGAACCTGGCAAACATCGTCTGGGCACATTTCTTCGGCCGGGGCATCATCGATCAGGTCGACGACGTGCGAGTCAGCAACCCGGCTGTGAACGCGGAACTGCTGGATGAACTCGGCCGGCGATTTACGGAGTACAACTATGACTTCCGGCGACTGGTCCGCGACATCTGCGCATCACGGACCTATCAGCTTTCGACGGCAACCAACTCCTCGAACGAAACCGATCACAGCAACTTCGCACATGCCGAACTCCGGCGAATGCGCGCCGAAGTGCTGCTGGACTGCATTACTCAGGTGACGTCCACCAACAACAAGTTCCCCGGCCTGCCGGTTGGCGCGCGAGCCGTCCAGATCGCCGACGGAAACACATCGACCTACTTCCTGACAACTTTCGGTCGCGCCAAGCGCGAAAGCGTCTGTTCCTGTGAAGTTCAGATGGAACCGAACCTGTCTCAGGCCCTGCACCTGATCAACGGCGATACCACCAACAGCAAGATTCAGCAGGGCGGACTCATCCCTGCCCTGCTGAAGGAAGGCAGGACGCCGGCAGAGATCATCACCGAGCTGTACGTCCGCTGCTTCGCTCGCAAACCCACGGACGAGGAACTGCAACAACTTGTGGCGGTTGCAACGGAAGAAGAAAACCCGCAGCAGCCTCTGGAAGACATTTTCTGGAGTCTGCTGAATTCACGGGAGTTCTTGTTCAATCATTGA
- a CDS encoding PPC domain-containing protein, which translates to MRLLTLILTALFSAAAALASDPSLSVITPRGVQRGAEHVLTFHGARLSDAEEILFYEPGVEVVKIEPDEKNANIVRATISVAADCEPGEHTAQVRTRSGISDYRTFFVGALPAVAEKEPNTEFSAAQPIEQNVTVEGVVENEDVDYFSVEAKQGQRLSLEIEGMRFGQTLFDPYIAILDSNRFELSAVDDSPLVKQDAVTSIIVPEDGRYVIEVRESGYGGNGNCRYRLHVGQFPRPTGVFPAGGKAGEELDVTFLGDAGGTFTRKFTLPDDGRSEIQVFAEDDRGISPSGHVLRVSPDPNSFEAEPNNTFAEATVVEFPSAFNGVLSEPGDRDHFRFTAKKDQVYEVECFGRRIRSPIDPVMYILRADGSVIAGADDARGPDSYIRFQVPEDGEYGILIHDHLNRGGDEFVYRVEFQPIVPQLTLGIPRVARYSQNQQQIYVPKGNRFATLISASRVNFGGELVLEDMQLPAGITMTAQPMPAALNTMPVVFEAAADAPLSGALVDFRARLNEAGSNISGRFTNRADFVISAPGQSLFVWKDVERLPVAVIEELPFSIEIAQPGVPIVRDGSMQLKILVHKKEGWDEDVSVQFPFRPPGIGATSAISIPKGQTEGFYPLSANGNAAIGEWPVYAIASANVNGAAWAASQMAKLEIAEPYVGLALQRAAVEKGRETEIVAEVQVLKDLPSNAQVTLLGLPHKVTAEPLEITPETKELVFKVKTEGESPVGTHKNIFCQVVLTSNNEPIVHARVGGTELRVDEPLPEPVAPAPMPAATAEAPAPAAPAPAPEKRLTRLEQLRLEAKQRAEARRAAGGS; encoded by the coding sequence ATGCGTCTCCTGACTCTTATCCTCACAGCTCTGTTCAGTGCCGCTGCGGCGCTGGCGTCCGACCCGTCACTGAGCGTCATCACGCCCCGCGGCGTCCAGCGCGGCGCGGAACACGTATTGACGTTTCACGGCGCCAGACTCAGCGACGCGGAGGAAATCCTGTTTTACGAACCCGGTGTCGAAGTCGTGAAGATCGAACCGGATGAAAAGAACGCCAACATCGTGCGAGCCACCATCAGCGTTGCAGCTGACTGCGAGCCGGGTGAACACACGGCGCAGGTACGCACACGAAGCGGCATTTCCGATTACCGCACGTTCTTTGTCGGAGCCCTGCCTGCCGTGGCGGAGAAGGAACCGAACACGGAATTTTCCGCCGCGCAGCCGATCGAACAAAACGTGACCGTCGAAGGTGTCGTCGAAAACGAAGACGTCGACTATTTCTCCGTCGAAGCAAAACAGGGCCAGCGGCTCTCGCTGGAAATCGAAGGCATGAGGTTCGGGCAGACACTGTTCGATCCCTATATCGCGATTCTGGATTCCAACCGCTTCGAACTTTCCGCCGTTGATGATTCGCCGCTGGTCAAACAGGACGCCGTCACATCAATCATCGTGCCCGAAGACGGTCGCTATGTCATCGAAGTCCGCGAAAGCGGTTACGGCGGCAACGGCAATTGCCGCTATCGACTGCATGTCGGACAGTTCCCCAGGCCGACCGGCGTCTTTCCGGCAGGCGGCAAAGCCGGTGAGGAACTGGACGTCACGTTCCTGGGCGACGCCGGCGGAACGTTCACCCGGAAGTTCACGCTGCCCGATGACGGCCGTTCCGAAATTCAGGTCTTTGCCGAAGACGATCGGGGCATAAGTCCTTCCGGCCACGTCCTGCGAGTCTCGCCGGATCCGAACAGCTTTGAAGCGGAACCCAACAACACGTTTGCCGAAGCCACGGTGGTTGAGTTTCCGTCAGCCTTCAACGGCGTGCTGAGCGAACCCGGCGACCGCGACCATTTCCGGTTCACCGCAAAGAAGGATCAGGTCTACGAAGTGGAATGTTTCGGCCGCCGGATCCGATCACCCATCGATCCGGTGATGTACATCCTCAGGGCCGACGGCAGCGTAATCGCCGGTGCTGACGATGCCCGAGGACCGGACAGCTACATCCGTTTTCAGGTGCCGGAAGACGGTGAGTACGGGATTCTGATTCACGACCATCTCAACCGCGGCGGCGATGAATTTGTGTATCGCGTGGAATTCCAGCCCATCGTTCCGCAACTGACGCTGGGAATTCCCCGAGTCGCCCGCTACTCGCAGAACCAGCAGCAGATCTACGTGCCCAAAGGAAATCGTTTCGCGACTCTGATTTCGGCCAGCCGAGTCAACTTCGGCGGCGAACTGGTGCTGGAAGACATGCAGCTTCCGGCGGGCATCACGATGACCGCTCAGCCGATGCCGGCAGCCCTGAACACGATGCCGGTCGTCTTCGAAGCCGCCGCGGACGCTCCGCTGAGCGGTGCTCTGGTGGATTTTCGAGCTCGCCTGAACGAAGCCGGAAGCAACATCAGCGGACGCTTCACCAACCGTGCCGACTTTGTCATTTCCGCGCCGGGGCAGTCGCTGTTCGTCTGGAAGGATGTCGAACGATTGCCGGTGGCTGTGATTGAGGAGCTTCCCTTCAGCATCGAAATCGCGCAGCCCGGCGTTCCGATTGTTCGTGACGGGTCGATGCAGCTCAAAATCCTGGTCCACAAAAAGGAAGGCTGGGACGAAGACGTGTCCGTGCAGTTCCCCTTCCGCCCGCCGGGCATCGGAGCGACCAGCGCGATCAGCATCCCCAAGGGACAGACGGAAGGCTTCTATCCACTCAGTGCCAACGGCAATGCGGCGATCGGAGAATGGCCGGTGTACGCCATAGCGTCCGCCAACGTCAACGGCGCCGCATGGGCCGCTTCGCAGATGGCAAAGCTGGAAATCGCTGAACCGTATGTCGGACTGGCGCTGCAGCGGGCCGCCGTGGAAAAGGGCCGCGAAACGGAAATCGTCGCGGAAGTTCAGGTGCTGAAGGACCTGCCGTCAAACGCGCAGGTCACACTGCTCGGCCTGCCGCATAAGGTCACCGCGGAACCGCTGGAGATCACTCCCGAAACCAAAGAACTGGTGTTCAAAGTGAAGACCGAAGGCGAAAGTCCGGTCGGGACTCACAAGAATATCTTCTGCCAGGTCGTGCTGACGTCGAACAACGAACCAATCGTTCACGCGCGAGTCGGCGGGACAGAACTGCGAGTCGACGAACCGCTTCCCGAACCCGTCGCCCCCGCGCCGATGCCCGCTGCAACCGCGGAAGCGCCGGCTCCGGCAGCTCCCGCTCCCGCGCCGGAAAAACGCCTCACGCGTCTGGAACAACTTCGTCTGGAAGCCAAACAACGAGCCGAAGCGCGCCGCGCCGCCGGCGGTTCATAA
- a CDS encoding DUF1501 domain-containing protein, whose protein sequence is MFRGSSRRNFLHVGFCGGIGLTLAQYLKLQSAQAEIKQYESKEGTAKSVIFIFLPGGMAHQESFDPKPYAPVEYRGPMASIETKVGGIFINELWKNTAQVTDKIAICRSMTHGEAAHERGTHNMFTGYRPSPALSYPSMGSVVTHEFGPRNNIPQYVCIPGQPNEFAGTGYLSSSFAPFSLGSDPADNGFTVRDLQLPGGVDDKRFTRRRSVLEAVNEHFTSNQKADSLAAVDTFYERAYGMVGSPEAREAFDLSKESDALRDQYGRNTAGARMLMARRLIEAGARFVTLTYGGWDMHDNIDGAMKGQVPALDQAFARLITDLDERGRLQDTLVCIASEFGRTPKVNGTAGRDHWPKVFSVVLAGGGIRGGQVYGSSDPTAAEPQDDALTVQDWATTIYHCLGIVADKELMAPGDRPIEIVDGGKVRRELLV, encoded by the coding sequence ATGTTTCGCGGTTCGTCTCGTCGGAATTTCCTGCATGTCGGCTTCTGTGGCGGCATCGGTCTGACACTGGCGCAGTATCTGAAACTGCAGTCCGCTCAGGCGGAAATCAAGCAGTATGAAAGCAAGGAAGGCACCGCTAAATCGGTGATCTTCATCTTCCTGCCGGGCGGTATGGCCCATCAGGAAAGCTTCGACCCCAAGCCGTATGCTCCGGTGGAATACCGCGGCCCGATGGCTTCGATCGAAACGAAAGTCGGCGGCATCTTCATCAACGAACTGTGGAAGAACACGGCTCAGGTCACCGACAAAATCGCCATTTGCCGTTCGATGACGCACGGCGAGGCCGCTCATGAACGCGGCACGCACAACATGTTTACCGGCTACCGTCCCAGCCCGGCGCTGTCGTATCCCAGCATGGGAAGTGTGGTCACGCACGAGTTCGGACCGCGCAACAACATTCCTCAATATGTCTGCATTCCGGGCCAGCCGAATGAATTCGCGGGAACCGGATATCTCAGTTCGTCGTTCGCTCCCTTCAGTCTGGGCTCCGACCCGGCGGACAACGGCTTCACCGTGCGAGACCTGCAGCTTCCCGGCGGGGTCGATGACAAACGGTTCACTCGTCGCCGCAGCGTGCTGGAGGCGGTGAATGAACACTTCACGTCAAACCAGAAGGCCGATTCGCTCGCCGCCGTGGACACATTTTACGAACGAGCCTACGGCATGGTGGGTTCTCCGGAAGCGCGCGAAGCGTTCGACCTGAGCAAGGAATCCGACGCGCTGCGAGACCAGTACGGCCGCAATACGGCGGGAGCCCGAATGCTGATGGCTCGCCGGCTGATTGAAGCGGGCGCGCGGTTTGTCACGCTGACATACGGCGGCTGGGACATGCACGACAACATCGATGGCGCGATGAAAGGGCAGGTGCCGGCCCTGGATCAGGCTTTTGCACGATTGATCACGGATTTGGACGAACGTGGCCGCCTGCAGGATACGTTGGTGTGCATCGCCAGCGAATTCGGCCGGACTCCGAAGGTCAATGGCACCGCCGGTCGGGATCACTGGCCGAAGGTGTTCAGTGTCGTCCTGGCGGGCGGCGGTATCCGGGGCGGACAGGTTTACGGTTCGTCGGATCCGACGGCCGCCGAACCACAGGATGACGCTCTGACCGTTCAGGACTGGGCGACAACGATCTACCACTGCCTGGGAATCGTCGCCGACAAGGAACTGATGGCTCCCGGCGACCGGCCGATTGAAATCGTCGATGGTGGCAAGGTCCGCAGGGAACTGCTGGTGTAG